The genomic window AATCCGAACGTTTGTCCCGGCTATATCCAAACCGTTTCTTACTCCCCGATCCAGTCGGAGGTGGGTCACTTTCAAAATACGTACTCGTCAAATCATACAGCAGTACATCGTACTTCGCCCCAAAGAGATTCCCCCACTTCTCCTTTAAATAGACAAACAGCTCGTCCCGATGCTCAAGCAACAAATCCAAACAACGATACGCCTTGTCCTTCTGCGCCAGGGAATAATCCTCTCCCAGCAGATCGCCTGTTGCGCTGCGCACGTACCACTCACGGTGAAAACGAAATTCGCTTCCCGGATCGACAACCGGTAACAGACAAGCGCCTTCAGCATATTCAACCAGCTTGTCCCCTTCCGGCTTGACGGCAGACGCATCCTCCAGAATGTGTCCAGTTCCAGCATATTCCATAGCGCGGCACAGCCACAACCAAATTTCCTTTATGAAAGCGGGGAGATTGCTTCGGAAAAGGCCCCTCGCAATGACACCGGCCATGCACTTTGATGGTACACTGCATGTTGTCATTGCGAGTGAAGCGAAGCAATCTTTCACTCATAAAAAACGGTACCTCCTGAAAGGGGTTTGTGAAAAAACTCACAGAAAAAAGAAGTTTTTATACAGTAATACTATACATACAATCCCAACCAGCTCGCTCCCCACTCCCGTGGATGGCGCAGCTCTATTTTGTCCAATCTCATCCGGACTGTCTCACCATCCGGTATCGGCCTGGCTTCCCGGTCGTCCGGGGAAACAACGCCAGTTGTCTTGGCCTGGGTTCTTTACCCGACACCGCCTCTATCGTCCGAACCCACCCAGCCCGTTGATTGTCATTGGGTTCTCCCAAAGAGAGAACCTGCCGCTGCACCACCCTTCTTCCGCTGATCCGGCGGTTCTCTACCACGCTCCAATAACAGTGGGTTTTTCCATCTTTCGTTCATGTCTTTTCCCGGAGAAACATGCGAGCATTTTCGCACTTCCCCCTGCATGCGTCAAGAGGGTAGGTCGGCACTACAAGCCGTTTTGAAAATTCACCCCTTGAATTTCAAGGCTTTCCAGGCGACTCTTGCCCAAAAATAACCTTTTTTGGACGCGAATTGCGAATGTCGGGTTAGTTCTACACACTACGGGAATTACTTACAGTTTGCGTAATGAGTACAAATGGCAAACTTATCCCCTTTTAGGAATTAACCCAAAGCCACCTGCTCCGCGGGTGGATTCTTTATTATTTCAATCAGTCTGGTTTTGTCAAAATCACTCAGAGGTGTCGAACGTTGCTCGATGCGCCAATAATCTTCAACGGATTCTCTGAAATCCATAGCTGCGGAATTGCTTATCAATAAAAATCGTAAATACAGTGACGGGTCTTTAATTACCAGGGGTATGCCTGTATGCACGGCATCGAAGGCAATGAGACACGGCGCCTTGTTTAATACCAGGATATCAACGTTTTTCCCCAGGATTTTTTCGGTATCTGCCCATATTTCTGTTTCTTCCGGCCACTCCCCGGTCTCTTCCCATTCCAGTCTTCTTGTTTTTAGCTTAAAATAGACTGCAATATCGACATCGGAATCGTAAAAGGCTTGCCCTTTCGCATACGAGCCAAAAAAAAGGCCATGGAGACCTCCGGCTTTCTGGAAAAATATTTCTTCAGCAGTTGTATTTTTTTTATGGGAATCTTTTTCATTGTCTGGATTTTTTTCGTATATCTACGGATAACTTGATTGTATAGGAATTTTCATTTTATTTAAGCGGGCTTGCGGTAGGGTGGATTAAGCGAGAGCGAATCCACCTTTCCAGGAAATAGTATTGGTGGATTCGGCGTAAAAAACAACGCCTTAATCCACCCTACCCATAACTTGGGGGTTTAAAGCAATTTCAAGGAGGTTCGCCTGCTCGGCGAAGAATATAGCACAGAGAAAGACAAGAAAACAATCGAAAATTGATAGGGATAAAATTTGTTGTCTTTTTCATCGTAATCATATATCATTTTTGGTGAACATTTTTAGAGGAACTTATGAATTATAAACCCTATGCCATCTCCTGGAACACGACCTATCGGTGCAATCTGCGCTGCAGCCACTGCTATCTTGATACCAACGCACTAACCAGGCAATCTGCCAGCGAACTCAGCACACAGGAGGGATTTCGGCTCATTGATCAAATGGCTGAGCTTAACCCGAATCTGTTGTTAATTCTCACCGGCGGAGAGCCTTTATTAAGAAAAGACATTTACGAACTGGCCTCTTATGCATCCCGAAAGGGGATGATGGTAGTTTTAGGGACAAATGGCAACCTGATCGATGACGACATTGCCAAAAAACTGAAAGAGAGCGGCGTGACAGGAATTGGTATCAGCCTTGACTCCCTTGCGCCTGACAAGCATGACAAATTCAGGGGAATTCCCCGCGCCTGGGACGATACCCTGAACGGGATTGAGGCATGCCGCAGGCAAGGTATCGAGTTTCAGATACAGACGACGGTCACCCGGGATAATTTCCATGAAATCTCTGAAATTATCGACTTTTCGCACAACCTTGGCGCGAAGGTCTTTAACCTGTTTTTTTTAGTATGTACGGGCAAGGGACAGGAACTCACGGATATTACACCGCAACAGTACGATCAGGCGTTGCACCGTCTCTTTGATATTCAAAAGAAATATCAGGGAAAGATGATGGTGGGCGCAAAGTGCGCCCCGCACTACCGAAGAATTGCATATGAACACGACCCATCATCTCCGCTTGTTCGCACCTATTCAGGCGGTTGCCCGGCCGGCGCCCACTATTGCAGAATTACTCCTGAAGGAGACGTTACACCGTGTCCTTACATGCCGAATGTCTCCGGAAATGTGCGGGAGAAGACCTTTGGGGAAATCTGGAACGGCTCTGAAAATTTTCATACCTTGCAAAACGCACAACTCCAGGGCAGGTGCGGCAGGTGTGAATTTCAATATATCTGCAAGGGGTGCCGCGCACGCGCACTAGCAACCACGGGAAACCAGATGGACGAGGATGCCTGGTGCGATTATGTCCCCGGCAGACACGGCAACGAGATTATCCAGCTGGCAACAACAGAAACCTTTGGTATCGAAGAAAACTATACGATCCCCTGGAGTAATGAAGCAAAGGGCATCCTGAAACAGATCCCTTCCTTTGGAAGAGGCATGGTTATTCAAGGTGTGGAACGTTTTGCTGCAAAACATGCCCATCGGGAAATTACCCTGGAAGTCATGAGGGCTGCGCGGGCGGAAATGATGTCGAACAGGAAGACGGCATACCCCATGAAAAACGAAGGCACTGACATTATCCGAAAAACGAATACAACACCCCCCTCTCCTTTGGAAAGGGCAAATGAAAAGGAAGAAATAATGATGAACAAGGAAAACGATGAAATTCCGTGGGCCGAAGAGGCCCGAAGACGGGTGGAAAATGCACCGGATTTTGTACGGCCTGGCATTTACAAGCTGATGCAGAAAAAGGCACGCCAGCACGGCTACCAGGAGATAACTTCAAAATTTCTTTCCGAAATACGGGATGAATCGATGCAGCTTGCCTCGAAACGCATCCGAAATATCGGTTTTGACGAACTCCGGATGGATGCCTGGGACAAAGCCAAAGAAAAGTTAAAGAATGCCCGGAAAAAGGAGGTCATTGACGGTATCAAGGCATTTCTCGATGAACGAACGGTTAAGAATGAGGGGATTATTACGAAATTTCAGGCCTATCTGAAAACCGCAGGTGAGGAAGTGGAAAAAGAAAAGACAACAGCGCCGGTCTGGACAGAGGAGGCGAAACAACGGCTGGAAAGAGCACCGGTATTTGTTCGGGGAAGGGCAAAGAAGTCGATCGAAGATTTTGCTCTGCAGCAAGGCATTACCGAAATTACCGCGGAACTGATAAACCAATACATGAAAAATATCCCTTCGTTTGTGAAGAATAAATTTACTGCATAACGCAGCACAGCCGCAACCAATTCTCCGTTGTGAAAGCGGGAGATTGCTTCGGACAAGACCATCGCAATAACACAGGCTATGTCCG from Candidatus Brocadia sp. includes these protein-coding regions:
- a CDS encoding radical SAM protein, which codes for MNYKPYAISWNTTYRCNLRCSHCYLDTNALTRQSASELSTQEGFRLIDQMAELNPNLLLILTGGEPLLRKDIYELASYASRKGMMVVLGTNGNLIDDDIAKKLKESGVTGIGISLDSLAPDKHDKFRGIPRAWDDTLNGIEACRRQGIEFQIQTTVTRDNFHEISEIIDFSHNLGAKVFNLFFLVCTGKGQELTDITPQQYDQALHRLFDIQKKYQGKMMVGAKCAPHYRRIAYEHDPSSPLVRTYSGGCPAGAHYCRITPEGDVTPCPYMPNVSGNVREKTFGEIWNGSENFHTLQNAQLQGRCGRCEFQYICKGCRARALATTGNQMDEDAWCDYVPGRHGNEIIQLATTETFGIEENYTIPWSNEAKGILKQIPSFGRGMVIQGVERFAAKHAHREITLEVMRAARAEMMSNRKTAYPMKNEGTDIIRKTNTTPPSPLERANEKEEIMMNKENDEIPWAEEARRRVENAPDFVRPGIYKLMQKKARQHGYQEITSKFLSEIRDESMQLASKRIRNIGFDELRMDAWDKAKEKLKNARKKEVIDGIKAFLDERTVKNEGIITKFQAYLKTAGEEVEKEKTTAPVWTEEAKQRLERAPVFVRGRAKKSIEDFALQQGITEITAELINQYMKNIPSFVKNKFTA